The following proteins are co-located in the Candidatus Accumulibacter cognatus genome:
- a CDS encoding CinA family protein has translation MSQHDQASLEALAAAVGQFLLANGERLATAESCTGGWLGQCLTAVAGSSAWFERGFITYSNDAKIELLGVTADTLAAHGAVSEATAMAMALGTLQRSRADWALAITGVAGPGGGGPGRPVGTVCFAWVGPDGYVESCTRHFQGSRESVRAQSVAHALTVLLEQAGSRLA, from the coding sequence GTGAGCCAGCACGATCAAGCCTCCCTGGAAGCATTGGCCGCCGCAGTCGGTCAGTTTCTGCTGGCGAATGGCGAGCGCCTGGCGACGGCCGAATCCTGTACTGGCGGCTGGCTGGGGCAGTGTCTGACCGCGGTTGCCGGGAGTTCTGCTTGGTTCGAACGAGGTTTCATTACCTATTCCAATGACGCCAAGATCGAGCTTCTCGGTGTCACCGCAGACACTCTCGCTGCACACGGCGCAGTCAGCGAAGCAACTGCCATGGCGATGGCCCTGGGCACCCTGCAGCGAAGTCGTGCCGACTGGGCGCTGGCCATCACGGGCGTTGCAGGTCCGGGCGGGGGGGGGCCGGGTCGTCCAGTCGGTACCGTCTGCTTTGCCTGGGTCGGACCGGATGGATATGTCGAATCATGCACTCGTCATTTTCAGGGCAGCCGCGAGTCGGTGCGGGCGCAGTCGGTTGCGCATGCCCTGACCGTGCTCCTCGAACAGGCCGGGAGCCGTCTGGCCTGA
- a CDS encoding phosphatidylglycerophosphatase A, giving the protein MKRDTITLASPPSLQFLLVHPAHLVACGFGSGLSPRAPGTVGTLFAWLTFPWLRSSMSDFELLGFLLLCFLGGILAVHKTGVDLGVIDHGSIVWDEIVPFWLVLLFCPAHWLWQASAFCLFRFFDIVKLPPARYFDEKVKNGFGVMCDDLMAAGHTLLVLAILRFVLT; this is encoded by the coding sequence ATGAAAAGGGATACGATCACTTTGGCTAGTCCGCCTTCACTTCAATTCCTGCTGGTGCATCCCGCGCATTTGGTTGCCTGTGGTTTTGGCAGCGGCCTGTCGCCACGGGCGCCGGGAACGGTAGGCACCCTTTTCGCTTGGCTTACATTCCCCTGGTTACGTTCGTCGATGAGCGACTTCGAACTGCTCGGGTTCCTCCTGCTCTGTTTCCTCGGCGGCATCCTGGCGGTCCACAAGACCGGCGTCGATCTCGGGGTCATCGATCACGGCAGTATCGTCTGGGACGAAATCGTTCCCTTCTGGCTGGTGCTCCTGTTCTGTCCGGCGCACTGGCTATGGCAGGCAAGCGCCTTTTGCCTGTTCCGGTTTTTTGATATCGTCAAGCTACCACCGGCACGCTACTTCGACGAGAAGGTCAAGAATGGTTTCGGCGTCATGTGTGACGACCTGATGGCCGCGGGACATACATTGCTGGTTCTGGCCATCCTGCGCTTCGTATTGACGTGA
- the thiL gene encoding thiamine-phosphate kinase: MTSEFELIRNHFVRPTPQAILGPGDDCALIAPALGMQLAITTDMLIAGTHFLPDTDPCQLGWKTLAVNLSDLAAMGARPRWALLAGSLPEVSEPWIAAFTDGLFACASYYGVDIIGGDTTRGPLAFCLTAIGEVPIGMALRRDQALLDDDLWVSGQPGLAALGLAHLQGRTVLAEPLLKPCLAALQRPLARVELGLELRRRGLAHAAIDVSDGLLADLGHILQGSAVAAELFVAQLPPLPTTADPVLARQCQLAGGDDYELVFSAAPEKRAEITALADHLALPLWRCGLVVGAAPGQLTLLDDQGRVVPINEKGYDHFG, encoded by the coding sequence ATGACCAGTGAATTTGAACTGATCCGCAATCATTTCGTGCGTCCGACGCCGCAGGCAATCCTCGGTCCTGGTGACGACTGTGCGCTGATTGCTCCCGCGCTGGGAATGCAGTTGGCGATCACCACTGACATGCTGATCGCCGGCACACATTTTCTGCCGGATACGGATCCCTGCCAGCTTGGCTGGAAAACTTTGGCAGTCAATCTCTCCGATCTCGCCGCAATGGGGGCCAGGCCACGCTGGGCCTTGCTTGCCGGTAGTCTGCCGGAAGTGAGCGAGCCATGGATCGCCGCCTTTACCGACGGGCTCTTTGCCTGCGCCAGTTACTACGGCGTCGATATCATTGGTGGTGATACGACACGTGGCCCGCTCGCTTTCTGCCTTACGGCCATCGGGGAGGTTCCCATCGGCATGGCCTTACGTCGTGACCAGGCATTGCTCGACGATGACCTCTGGGTGTCCGGGCAACCCGGTCTCGCGGCCCTGGGTCTGGCACACCTGCAGGGGCGAACCGTGCTTGCCGAGCCACTGCTCAAACCCTGTCTGGCTGCCCTGCAGCGGCCGCTGGCGCGCGTCGAACTGGGACTTGAGCTACGCCGGCGTGGCCTGGCGCATGCCGCCATCGATGTCTCCGATGGGCTGCTCGCTGACCTTGGCCACATCCTCCAAGGGTCGGCGGTCGCCGCCGAACTTTTTGTGGCGCAACTACCGCCGTTGCCGACGACAGCAGACCCCGTGCTGGCCCGCCAATGCCAGCTTGCCGGCGGCGATGATTACGAACTGGTATTCTCCGCTGCACCCGAAAAGCGTGCCGAGATCACCGCACTCGCCGACCATCTGGCCTTGCCGCTCTGGCGTTGTGGCCTGGTCGTCGGCGCTGCCCCCGGTCAGCTGACGCTGCTCGACGACCAGGGACGGGTGGTACCGATCAATGAAAAGGGATACGATCACTTTGGCTAG
- the nusB gene encoding transcription antitermination factor NusB: protein MAEQSPATSAGKAAVLRSPRRRAREFVLQGLYQWRVSGNDEAAIEAHLRDIDDFDKADREFFVGLLRGVLAQRQILEAKLQAYLDRPFNDLSPIEACVLLAGAFELSNYPQTPYRVIINESIELAKGYGGTDGHKYVNGVLDRLATGLRPAEVEAKRGGRVKGR, encoded by the coding sequence ATGGCCGAGCAGTCGCCAGCAACGTCAGCCGGCAAAGCGGCTGTGCTCAGGTCGCCGCGCCGCCGGGCTCGCGAATTCGTCCTGCAGGGACTCTATCAGTGGCGGGTAAGCGGTAACGACGAAGCTGCAATTGAGGCGCATCTGCGTGATATCGATGATTTCGACAAGGCCGACCGGGAATTCTTCGTCGGACTGCTGCGTGGCGTACTCGCGCAGCGTCAGATTCTTGAGGCAAAACTGCAAGCTTATCTCGATCGTCCCTTCAACGACCTCTCACCGATCGAAGCCTGCGTTCTGCTGGCGGGGGCTTTCGAGTTGAGCAATTACCCGCAAACGCCGTATCGGGTGATTATCAACGAGTCGATCGAGTTGGCCAAGGGTTACGGTGGAACCGACGGGCACAAGTACGTGAACGGCGTTCTCGACAGACTCGCTACCGGCTTGCGTCCGGCCGAGGTAGAAGCCAAGCGGGGGGGGCGTGTCAAGGGCCGTTAA
- a CDS encoding 6,7-dimethyl-8-ribityllumazine synthase, with protein MARYEGIYEYDASLKGDGLAIGVVMSRFNQDIGEGLLSACTSELKRLGVAESRVRIATVPGALELPLALQGMADSGRFQALIALGAVIRGETYHFEIVSNDSCRALMEVQLKSGIPIANGILTCEDDDQALARMQQKGVDCAQAAVEMANLLRTLREPS; from the coding sequence ATGGCACGTTACGAAGGCATTTACGAGTACGATGCTTCGCTCAAGGGCGACGGACTTGCGATTGGCGTGGTCATGAGCCGCTTTAACCAGGACATCGGCGAAGGCCTGCTCAGTGCCTGTACCAGCGAACTGAAGCGCCTTGGGGTCGCTGAGAGCCGCGTCCGCATCGCTACCGTTCCGGGCGCTCTGGAACTTCCTCTGGCCTTGCAGGGCATGGCAGACAGCGGTCGTTTCCAGGCCCTGATCGCGCTGGGTGCGGTGATTCGTGGAGAAACCTACCATTTCGAGATCGTCTCCAATGATTCCTGCCGGGCACTGATGGAAGTGCAGCTGAAGAGCGGCATCCCGATCGCCAACGGAATTCTGACGTGTGAAGACGACGATCAGGCGCTCGCCCGCATGCAGCAGAAGGGGGTTGACTGCGCACAGGCAGCCGTCGAGATGGCCAATCTGCTGCGCACACTCAGGGAGCCCTCATGA
- a CDS encoding bifunctional 3,4-dihydroxy-2-butanone-4-phosphate synthase/GTP cyclohydrolase II — protein sequence MAPQSTSADISPIDEIIVDMRAGRMVVLVDEEDRENEGDLVLAAEHVTPEAINFMARYGRGLICLTLTEARCRQLGLAPMARDNRSPFSTAFTVSIEAAEGVTTGISAHDRALTIATAVSRNARPDEIVQPGHVFPIMARPGGVLVRAGHTEAGCDLALLAGLEPAAVICEILKEDGSMARLDDLVEFARAHALKIGTIADLIHYRSRHETLIERTLSKQVQSVHGEFTLHAYTDCTSNEVHLALTKGEIRPDKETLVRVHEPLSVVDFLDPSGGRHTFSLHVAQAALARVEAGVIVLLHRPESGQDLLALLREPISGIPTATRWDPRIYGIGAQILRDLGVGKMKLLSSPRRMPSMTGFDLEVTGYIATPSDLERL from the coding sequence ATGGCACCACAAAGCACTTCTGCGGACATTTCACCGATCGATGAGATCATCGTCGACATGCGCGCCGGGCGTATGGTGGTTCTGGTGGACGAGGAGGATCGGGAAAACGAGGGCGACCTCGTGCTGGCTGCCGAGCATGTCACACCCGAGGCGATCAACTTCATGGCCCGCTATGGTCGTGGCCTGATCTGCCTGACGCTGACCGAGGCGCGCTGCCGGCAATTGGGCTTGGCGCCGATGGCGCGCGACAACAGGAGCCCTTTCAGTACGGCATTCACGGTTTCGATCGAAGCGGCCGAAGGCGTGACTACCGGTATTTCGGCACACGACCGCGCACTGACCATCGCCACCGCGGTGTCCCGCAACGCGCGACCCGACGAGATCGTGCAGCCAGGCCATGTCTTTCCGATCATGGCTCGCCCCGGGGGGGTCCTGGTGCGCGCCGGCCACACCGAAGCCGGCTGCGATCTGGCGCTGTTGGCCGGGCTCGAACCGGCGGCGGTGATCTGCGAAATCCTTAAGGAAGATGGCAGCATGGCTCGCCTCGACGACCTCGTCGAGTTTGCCCGTGCGCATGCTCTGAAGATCGGGACTATCGCCGATCTGATTCATTACCGGAGCCGACATGAGACGCTGATCGAGCGCACCCTTTCCAAACAGGTACAGTCTGTGCACGGCGAGTTCACCCTGCACGCCTATACCGACTGCACCTCGAACGAAGTGCACCTGGCTCTGACCAAGGGCGAAATCCGTCCCGACAAGGAGACTCTGGTGCGCGTCCACGAACCGTTGTCAGTGGTGGATTTCCTCGATCCAAGTGGCGGTCGGCATACTTTTTCACTGCACGTTGCGCAGGCCGCGCTGGCGCGGGTGGAAGCTGGCGTGATCGTGCTGCTGCACCGTCCCGAAAGCGGCCAGGATCTGCTCGCGCTACTCCGTGAACCGATCTCCGGCATACCTACGGCGACACGCTGGGACCCCCGTATCTACGGTATTGGCGCGCAGATCCTGCGCGATCTCGGTGTCGGCAAGATGAAACTTCTATCGAGCCCGCGCCGGATGCCAAGCATGACCGGCTTTGACCTCGAAGTGACAGGCTACATCGCCACGCCATCCGACCTTGAAAGACTCTAA